One Arvicanthis niloticus isolate mArvNil1 chromosome 3, mArvNil1.pat.X, whole genome shotgun sequence DNA segment encodes these proteins:
- the Map2 gene encoding microtubule-associated protein 2 isoform X16 has product MAEEMKPAALPGEECGAAKPSDNPQGLSEGRVESSTEAQIVPEDSALAGAPHEKSVKEVMEVAPEVKIPSSAKEDLLTASKMEFPEQQKLPSSFVEPLDKGEMEFKMPSKPGEDFEHAALVPQPDTSKTPQDKKDLQGMEGEVLPPIPSEQTFGTSLEDIKQSTEPSIAVPSIGLSAEPLAPKEQKDWFIEMPMESKKDEWGLAAPISPGPLTPMREKDVLEDIPRWEGKQFDSPMPSPFHGGSFTLPLDTMKNERVTEGSQPFAPVFFQSDDKVSLQDTSGLATSKESSKDEESHKDKADKVADVPVSEVTTLLGDIHTPVVEGYVRENVSGEEKGTTDQEKKETSAPSVQEPTLTETVPETKLEDKSMVSIEEAVAKEEESLKLRDDKTGVIQTSTEHSLPKEDQKGQEHTADDLKQDSFPISLEQAVADAAMTSKTLEKVTSEPEAVSEKREIPGTFEEKTADKDKLEGAGSATIAEVEIPFYEDKSGMSKYFETSALKEDVTRRTELGSDYYELSDSRGSASESLDTVSPKNQDDEKELLAKASQPSPPAQEAGYSTFAQSYTSDHPSKLPEEPSSPQERMFTIDPKVYGEKRDLHSKNKDDLTLSRSLGLGGRSAIEQRSMSINLPMSCLDSIALGFNFGRGHDLSPLASDILTNTSGSMDEGDDYLPPTTPAVEKIPCFPIESKEEEDKTEQAKVTGGQTVQVETSSESPFPAKEYYKNGTVMAPDLPEMLDLAGTRSRLASVSADAEVARRKSVPSEAVVAESSTSLPPVADESQVTAKPDSQLEDMGYCVFNKYTVPLPSPVQDSENLSGESGSFYEGTDDKVRRDLATDLSLIEVKLAAAGRVKDEFTAEKEASPPTSADKSGLSREFDHDRKANDKLDTVLEKSEEHVDSKEHAKESEEVGEKVELFGLGVTYEQTSIKELVTTKDTSPEKAEKGLSSVPEVAEVELTTKADQDLDFAAKKAEQSQLDIKVSDFGQMASGMNVDAGKAIELKFEVAQELTLSSEAPQEADSFMGVESGHTKEGVKVNETEVKEKVAKPDLVHQEAVDKEESYESSGEHESLTMESLKPDEGKKETSPETSLIQDEVAVKLSVEIPCPPPVSEADSSTDEKAEVQMEFIQLPKEESTETPDIPAIPSDVTQEQPEAVVSEPAEFPCEEEEIEAGGEYDKLLFRSDTLQISDLLVPGNREEFVETCPGEHKGVVESVVTIEDDFITVVQTTTDEGESGSHSVRFAAPAQPEEERRPFPHDEELEVEMAAEAQAEPKDGSPDAPATPEKEEVAFSEYKTETYDDYKDETTIDDSIMDADSLWVDTQDDDRSILTEQLETIPKEERAEKEARRPSLEKHRKEKPFKTGRGRISTPERKVAKKEPSTVSRDEVRRKKAVYKKAELGKKSEVQAHSPSRKLILKPAIKYTRPTHLSCVKRKTTAATGESAQAPSAFKQAKDKVTDGITKSPEKRSSLPRPSSILPPRRGVSGDREENSFSLNSSISSARRTTRSEPIRRAGKSGTSTPTTPGSTAITPGTPPSYSSRTPGTPGTPSYPRTPGTPKSGILVPSEKKVAIIRTPPKSPATPKQLRLINQPLPDLKNVKSKIGSTDNIKYQPKGGQVRILNQKIDFSKVQSRCGSKDNIKHSAGGGNVQIVTKKIDLSHVTSKCGSLKNIRHRPGGGRVKIESVKLDFKEKAQAKVGSLDNAHHVPGGGNVKIDSQKLNFREHAKARVDHGAEIITQSPSRSSVASPRRLSNVSSSGSINLLESPQLATLAEDVTAALAKQGL; this is encoded by the exons ATGGCTGAGGAAATGAAGCCTGCTGCCCTTCCTGGGGAAGAGTGTGGGGCTGCTAAACCCTCAGACAACCCCCAGGGCCTCAGTGAGGGCCGAGTGGAGTCTAGCACAGAGGCGCAGATAGTTCCAGAAGACAGTGCCCTGGCAGGGGCTCCTCATGAGAAAAGTGTTAAAGAGGTCATGGAGGTGGCTCCAGAAGTAAAAATCCCTTCCTCTGCCAAGGAAG ATTTACTTACAGCCTCGAAGATGGAATTCCCTGAGCAGCAGAAATTGCCTTCCTCATTCGTTGAGCCTTTAGACAAGGGAGAAATGGAGTTTAAGATGCCAAGCAAGCCTGGTGAAGACTTTGAACACGCTGCCTTAGTTCCTCAGCCAGACACAAGTAAAACTCCCCAGGATAAAAAGGATCTCCAAGGCATGGAAGGAGAAGTGTTGCCTCCCATTCCATCTGAGCAGACTTTTGGTACCAGTCTGGAAGACATAAAACAGAGCACAGAGCCAAGCATAGCAGTGCCTAGCATTGGCCTCTCAGCAGAGCCACTAGCTCCAAAAGAGCAGAAAGACTGGTTCATCGAAATGCCCATGGAATCAAAGAAGGATGAATGGGGTTTAGCTGCCCCAATATCTCCTGGCCCCTTGACACCCATGAGGGAAAAAGATGTGCTGGAGGATATCCCAAGATGGGAAGGGAAGCAGTTTGACTCTCCCATGCCAAGCCCCTTCCACGGTGGAAGTTTCACTCTTCCCTTAGATACTATGAAGAACGAGAGAGTCACAGAAGGGTCACAACCCTTTGCCCCTGTCTTTTTCCAGTCAGATGACAAAGTGTCTCTGCAGGACACCAGTGGTCTAGCGACTTCCAAAGAGAGTTCTAAAGATGAGGAGTCACACAAAGATAAAGCAGACAAAGTGGCAGATGTTCCTGTCTCAGAAGTTACCACTTTGCTGGGAGATATTCATACTCCAGTTGTGGAAGGCTATGTCAGAGAGAATGTTTCAGGAGAAGAAAAGGGTACCACAGatcaagagaaaaaagagacTTCTGCACCCAGTGTACAAGAACCTACACTCACTGAAACTGTACCAGAGACAAAGCTTGAAGATAAATCAATGGTTTCCATCGAAGAAGCTGTGGCAAAAGAAGAGGAATCCTTGAAATTAAGAGATGATAAAACAGGTGTAATTCAGACTTCCACCGAACATTCTCTCCCCAAGGAAGACCAGAAAGGCCAAGAACACACAGCTGATGACTTAAAACAGGACTCCTTCCCTATAAGTCTGGAACAAGCAGTTGCAGATGCAGCCATGACCTCCAAGACCTTGGAGAAAGTTACATCTGAGCCAGAGGCAGTAAGCGAAAAAAGAGAAATCCCGGGAACTTTTGAAGAGAAAACAGCTGACAAAGATAAGCTTGAAGGTGCTGGGTCTGCAACAATAGCCGAGGTTGAGATACCATTTTATGAAGATAAATCAGGGATGTCCAAGTACTTTGAAACATCTGCATTGAAAGAAGATGTGACAAGACGCACTGAGTTGGGCAGTGATTACTACGAGCTGAGTGACTCGAGAGGAAGTGCCTCAGAATCTCTTGATACTGTATCTCCCAAGAACCAAGATGATGAAAAGGAGCTTCTGGCAAAAGCATCCCAGCCTAGTCCTCCAGCACAGGAAGCAGGGTACAGCACTTTTGCCCAGAGCTATACATCTGATCATCCATCCAAGTTACCTGAAGAACCAAGTTCTCCTCAAGAGAGAATGTTCACTATTGACCCCAAAGTTTATGGGGAGAAAAGGGACCTTCATAGTAAGAATAAGGATGATCTGACACTTAGTCGAAGCTTAGGGCTTGGTGGAAGGTCTGCAATAGAACAAAGAAGCATGTCCATCAACTTGCCTATGTCTTGCCTTGATTCCATTGCCCTTGGGTTTAACTTTGGCCGGGGCCATGATCTTTCCCCTCTGGCTTCTGATATTCTAACCAACACTAGCGGAAGCATGGATGAAGGAGATGATTACCTGCCCCCCACCACACCTGCAGTGGAGAAGATTCCTTGCTTTCCAATAGAGagcaaagaggaagaagataaGACAGAGCAAGCAAAAGTGACTGGAGGTCAAACTGTTCAAGTTGAAACATCCTCCGAGTCACCCTTCCCAGCCAAAGAATATTACAAAAATGGTACTGTCATGGCCCCTGACCTGCCTGAGATGCTAGATCTGGCAGGAACCAGGTCCAGATTAGCTTCTGTGAGTGCAGATGCTGAGGTTGCCAGGAGGAAATCAGTCCCATCAGAGGCTGTGGTTGCAGAAAGTAGTACCAGTTTGCCACCTGTTGCTGATGAAAGCCAAGTCACTGCAAAACCAGACAGTCAACTTGAAGATATGGGATACTGTGTGTTCAACAAGTACACAGTCCCTCTCCCATCACCAGTTCAAGACAGTGAGAATTTGTCAGGAGAGAGTGGTTCATTTTATGAAGGAACCGATGACAAAGTCCGTAGAGATTTGGCCACTGACCTTTCACTAATTGAAGTAAAACTTGCAGCTGCTGGAAGAGTCAAAGATGAGTTCACTGCTGAGAAAGAGGCATCCCCACCCACTTCTGCTGACAAATCAGGACTGAGTAGGGAGTTTGACCATGACAGGAAAGCTAATGACAAGCTGGATACTGTCCTAGAAAAGAGTGAAGAGCATGTTGATTCAAAAGAACATGCCAAGGAGTCAGAAGAGGTTGGGGAGAAAGTAGAGCTCTTTGGATTAGGTGTAACCTATGAGCAAACCTCCATCAAAGAACTGGTAACAACTAAAGATACATCACccgagaaagcagagaaaggccTCAGTTCAGTGCCAGAGGTAGCTGAGGTCGAACTGACCACAAAAGCTGATCAAGATCTAGATTTTGCTGCAAAGAAAGCTGAGCAGAGTCAGTTAGATATAAAAGTCAGTGACTTTGGACAGATGGCTTCTGGGATGaatgtagatgctgggaaagcCATAGAGCTTAAGTTTGAGGTTGCTCAGGAGCTGACTCTCTCATCCGAAGCACCCCAAGAAGCAGATTCATTCATGGGTGTTGAGTCTGGCCACACAAAGGAAGGAGTCAAAGTCAATGAAACAGAAGTCAAAGAGAAGGTGGCAAAGCCTGACTTGGTGCATCAGGAGGCTGTAGACAAAGAAGAGTCCTATGAGTCTAGTGGTGAGCATGAAAGCCTCACTATGGAGTCCCTGAAGCCGgatgagggaaagaaagaaacatctcCAGAGACATCGCTGATTCAAGATGAAGTTGCCGTCAAACTGTCGGTAGAAATCCCTTGCCCACCTCCAGTTTCTGAGGCTGATTCATCCACTGATGAGAAGGCTGAGGTCCAAATGGAATTTATTCAGCTGCCAAaagaagagagcacagagacTCCGGATATACCTGCCATACCTTCTGATGTCACCCAGGAGCAGCCTGAAGCAGTTGTGTCTGAACCAGCAGAGTTCCCATGTGAAGAAGAAGAGATAGAAGCTGGGGGAGAGTATGACAAACTGCTCTTCCGCTCAGATACCCTCCAGATCTCTGACCTGCTTGTCCCAGGAAATAGGGAGGAGTTTGTGGAGACCTGCCCAGGTGAGCACAAAGGTGTGGTTGAGTCTGTGGTGACCATCGAAGATGATTTCATCACTGTAGTACAAACCACAACTGATGAGGGGGAGTCGGGGTCCCACAGTGTGCGCTTTGCAGCTCCAGCTCAGcctgaggaagaaaggagaccaTTCCCTCATGATGAAGAGCTTGAAGTAGAGATGGCAGCAGAAGCCCAGGCAGAACCCAAGGATGGCTCTCCAGATGCTCCAGCTACACCTGAGAAAGAAGAGGTTGCATTCTcagaatataaaacagaaacctaTGACGATTACAAAGACGAGACTACCATTGATGACTCCATTATGGACGCTGACAGCCTGTGGGTGGACACTCAAG ATGATGATAGAAGCATCTTGACAGAGCAGTTAGAAACTATTCCTAAAGAGGAGAGAGCTGAGAAGGAAGCTCGGAGACCGTCTCTCGagaaacatagaaaagaaaaaccttttaaaaccgGGAGAGGCAGAATTTCCACTCCTGAAAGAAAAGTAGCTAAAAAGGAACCTAGCACGGTCTCCAGGGATGAAGTGAGAAGGAAAAAAG CAGTTTATAAGAAGGCTGAACTTGGtaaaaaatcagaagttcaggCCCACTCTCCTTCCAGGAAACTCATTTTAAAACCTGCTATCAAATACACTAGACCAACTCATCTCTCCTGTGTTAAGCGGAAAACCACAG CAGCAACTGGTGAATCAGCTCAGGCTCCCAGTGCATTTAAACAGGCGAAGGACAAAGTCACT GATGGAATAACCAAGAGCCCAGAAAAACGTTCTTCCCTCCCAAGaccttcctccatcctccctcctcgcAGGGGTGtatcaggagacagagaagaaaactcCTTCTCTCTGAACAGCTCCATCTCATCAGCACGACGGACCACCA GGTCAGAACCAATTCGCAGAGCAGGAAAAAGTGGCACCTCAACGCCTACTACCCCTGGATCTACTGCAATCACCCCTGGCACTCCTCCGAGCTACTCTTCACGTACCCCAGGTACCCCTGGAACCCCAAGCTATCCCAGGACACCAGGAACCCCCAAATCTGGCATCTTGGTGCCCAGTGAGAAGAAAGTTGCCATCATCCGCACTCCTCCAAAGTCCCCAGCTACTCCTAAGCAGCTTCGGCTTATTAACCAACCACTGCCAGACCTGAAGAATGTCAAATCCAAAATCGGATCAACTGACAACATCAAGTACCAACCTAAAGGCGGTCAG GTTAGGATTTTAAACCAGAAGATCGATTTTAGCAAAGTTCAGTCGAGATGTGGTTCCAAGGATAACATCAAACATTCTGCTGGGGGCGGAAAT GTACAAATTGTTACTAAGAAGATAGACTTAAGCCATGTGACATCCAAATGTGGCTCTCTAAAGAACATCCGTCACAGGCCAG GTGGTGGACGTGTGAAAATTGAAAGTGTAAAACTGGATTTCAAGGAAAAGGCCCAAGCTAAAGTTGGCTCACTTGACAATGCTCACCACGTACCTGGAGGTGGTAATGTGAAG ATTGACAGCCAAAAGTTGAACTTCAGAGAGCATGCAAAGGCCCGTGTAGACCATGGGGCTGAGATCATCACACAGTCCCCAAGCAGGTCAAGCGTGGCATCACCCCGACGACTCAGCAATGTCTCCTCTTCTGGAAGCATCAACCTGCTCGAATCCCCTCAGCTTGCCACTTTGGCTGAGGATGTCACTGCGGCGCTTGCTAAGCAGGGCTTGTGA
- the Map2 gene encoding microtubule-associated protein 2 isoform X22: MAEERKDEGKAPHWTSASLTEAAAHPHSPEMKDQGGAGEGLSRSANGFPYREEEEGAFGEHGSQGTYSDTKENGINGELTSADRETAEEVSARIVQVVTAEAVAVLKGEQEKEAQHKDQPAALPLAEETANLPPSPPPSPASEQTTAVEEEEETLEGAMAEEMKPAALPGEECGAAKPSDNPQGLSEGRVESSTEAQIVPEDSALAGAPHEKSVKEVMEVAPEVKIPSSAKEDLLTASKMEFPEQQKLPSSFVEPLDKGEMEFKMPSKPGEDFEHAALVPQPDTSKTPQDKKDLQGMEGEVLPPIPSEQTFGTSLEDIKQSTEPSIAVPSIGLSAEPLAPKEQKDWFIEMPMESKKDEWGLAAPISPGPLTPMREKDVLEDIPRWEGKQFDSPMPSPFHGGSFTLPLDTMKNERVTEGSQPFAPVFFQSDDKVSLQDTSGLATSKESSKDEESHKDKADKVADVPVSEVTTLLGDIHTPVVEGYVRENVSGEEKGTTDQEKKETSAPSVQEPTLTETVPETKLEDKSMVSIEEAVAKEEESLKLRDDKTGVIQTSTEHSLPKEDQKGQEHTADDLKQDSFPISLEQAVADAAMTSKTLEKVTSEPEAVSEKREIPGTFEEKTADKDKLEGAGSATIAEVEIPFYEDKSGMSKYFETSALKEDVTRRTELGSDYYELSDSRGSASESLDTVSPKNQDDEKELLAKASQPSPPAQEAGYSTFAQSYTSDHPSKLPEEPSSPQERMFTIDPKVYGEKRDLHSKNKDDLTLSRSLGLGGRSAIEQRSMSINLPMSCLDSIALGFNFGRGHDLSPLASDILTNTSGSMDEGDDYLPPTTPAVEKIPCFPIESKEEEDKTEQAKVTGGQTVQVETSSESPFPAKEYYKNGTVMAPDLPEMLDLAGTRSRLASVSADAEVARRKSVPSEAVVAESSTSLPPVADESQVTAKPDSQLEDMGYCVFNKYTVPLPSPVQDSENLSGESGSFYEGTDDKVRRDLATDLSLIEVKLAAAGRVKDEFTAEKEASPPTSADKSGLSREFDHDRKANDKLDTVLEKSEEHVDSKEHAKESEEVGEKVELFGLGVTYEQTSIKELVTTKDTSPEKAEKGLSSVPEVAEVELTTKADQDLDFAAKKAEQSQLDIKVSDFGQMASGMNVDAGKAIELKFEVAQELTLSSEAPQEADSFMGVESGHTKEGVKVNETEVKEKVAKPDLVHQEAVDKEESYESSGEHESLTMESLKPDEGKKETSPETSLIQDEVAVKLSVEIPCPPPVSEADSSTDEKAEVQMEFIQLPKEESTETPDIPAIPSDVTQEQPEAVVSEPAEFPCEEEEIEAGGEYDKLLFRSDTLQISDLLVPGNREEFVETCPGEHKGVVESVVTIEDDFITVVQTTTDEGESGSHSVRFAAPAQPEEERRPFPHDEELEVEMAAEAQAEPKDGSPDAPATPEKEEVAFSEYKTETYDDYKDETTIDDSIMDADSLWVDTQDDDRSILTEQLETIPKEERAEKEARRPSLEKHRKEKPFKTGRGRISTPERKVAKKEPSTVSRDEVRRKKVYKKAELGKKSEVQAHSPSRKLILKPAIKYTRPTHLSCVKRKTTAATGESAQAPSAFKQAKDKVTDGITKSPEKRSSLPRPSSILPPRRGVSGDREENSFSLNSSISSARRTTRSEPIRRAGKSGTSTPTTPGSTAITPGTPPSYSSRTPGTPGTPSYPRTPGTPKSGILVPSEKKVAIIRTPPKSPATPKQLRLINQPLPDLKNVKSKIGSTDNIKYQPKGGQVQIVTKKIDLSHVTSKCGSLKNIRHRPGGGRVKIESVKLDFKEKAQAKVGSLDNAHHVPGGGNVKIDSQKLNFREHAKARVDHGAEIITQSPSRSSVASPRRLSNVSSSGSINLLESPQLATLAEDVTAALAKQGL; encoded by the exons AAGAAGAAACTCTAGAGGGTGCGATGGCTGAGGAAATGAAGCCTGCTGCCCTTCCTGGGGAAGAGTGTGGGGCTGCTAAACCCTCAGACAACCCCCAGGGCCTCAGTGAGGGCCGAGTGGAGTCTAGCACAGAGGCGCAGATAGTTCCAGAAGACAGTGCCCTGGCAGGGGCTCCTCATGAGAAAAGTGTTAAAGAGGTCATGGAGGTGGCTCCAGAAGTAAAAATCCCTTCCTCTGCCAAGGAAG ATTTACTTACAGCCTCGAAGATGGAATTCCCTGAGCAGCAGAAATTGCCTTCCTCATTCGTTGAGCCTTTAGACAAGGGAGAAATGGAGTTTAAGATGCCAAGCAAGCCTGGTGAAGACTTTGAACACGCTGCCTTAGTTCCTCAGCCAGACACAAGTAAAACTCCCCAGGATAAAAAGGATCTCCAAGGCATGGAAGGAGAAGTGTTGCCTCCCATTCCATCTGAGCAGACTTTTGGTACCAGTCTGGAAGACATAAAACAGAGCACAGAGCCAAGCATAGCAGTGCCTAGCATTGGCCTCTCAGCAGAGCCACTAGCTCCAAAAGAGCAGAAAGACTGGTTCATCGAAATGCCCATGGAATCAAAGAAGGATGAATGGGGTTTAGCTGCCCCAATATCTCCTGGCCCCTTGACACCCATGAGGGAAAAAGATGTGCTGGAGGATATCCCAAGATGGGAAGGGAAGCAGTTTGACTCTCCCATGCCAAGCCCCTTCCACGGTGGAAGTTTCACTCTTCCCTTAGATACTATGAAGAACGAGAGAGTCACAGAAGGGTCACAACCCTTTGCCCCTGTCTTTTTCCAGTCAGATGACAAAGTGTCTCTGCAGGACACCAGTGGTCTAGCGACTTCCAAAGAGAGTTCTAAAGATGAGGAGTCACACAAAGATAAAGCAGACAAAGTGGCAGATGTTCCTGTCTCAGAAGTTACCACTTTGCTGGGAGATATTCATACTCCAGTTGTGGAAGGCTATGTCAGAGAGAATGTTTCAGGAGAAGAAAAGGGTACCACAGatcaagagaaaaaagagacTTCTGCACCCAGTGTACAAGAACCTACACTCACTGAAACTGTACCAGAGACAAAGCTTGAAGATAAATCAATGGTTTCCATCGAAGAAGCTGTGGCAAAAGAAGAGGAATCCTTGAAATTAAGAGATGATAAAACAGGTGTAATTCAGACTTCCACCGAACATTCTCTCCCCAAGGAAGACCAGAAAGGCCAAGAACACACAGCTGATGACTTAAAACAGGACTCCTTCCCTATAAGTCTGGAACAAGCAGTTGCAGATGCAGCCATGACCTCCAAGACCTTGGAGAAAGTTACATCTGAGCCAGAGGCAGTAAGCGAAAAAAGAGAAATCCCGGGAACTTTTGAAGAGAAAACAGCTGACAAAGATAAGCTTGAAGGTGCTGGGTCTGCAACAATAGCCGAGGTTGAGATACCATTTTATGAAGATAAATCAGGGATGTCCAAGTACTTTGAAACATCTGCATTGAAAGAAGATGTGACAAGACGCACTGAGTTGGGCAGTGATTACTACGAGCTGAGTGACTCGAGAGGAAGTGCCTCAGAATCTCTTGATACTGTATCTCCCAAGAACCAAGATGATGAAAAGGAGCTTCTGGCAAAAGCATCCCAGCCTAGTCCTCCAGCACAGGAAGCAGGGTACAGCACTTTTGCCCAGAGCTATACATCTGATCATCCATCCAAGTTACCTGAAGAACCAAGTTCTCCTCAAGAGAGAATGTTCACTATTGACCCCAAAGTTTATGGGGAGAAAAGGGACCTTCATAGTAAGAATAAGGATGATCTGACACTTAGTCGAAGCTTAGGGCTTGGTGGAAGGTCTGCAATAGAACAAAGAAGCATGTCCATCAACTTGCCTATGTCTTGCCTTGATTCCATTGCCCTTGGGTTTAACTTTGGCCGGGGCCATGATCTTTCCCCTCTGGCTTCTGATATTCTAACCAACACTAGCGGAAGCATGGATGAAGGAGATGATTACCTGCCCCCCACCACACCTGCAGTGGAGAAGATTCCTTGCTTTCCAATAGAGagcaaagaggaagaagataaGACAGAGCAAGCAAAAGTGACTGGAGGTCAAACTGTTCAAGTTGAAACATCCTCCGAGTCACCCTTCCCAGCCAAAGAATATTACAAAAATGGTACTGTCATGGCCCCTGACCTGCCTGAGATGCTAGATCTGGCAGGAACCAGGTCCAGATTAGCTTCTGTGAGTGCAGATGCTGAGGTTGCCAGGAGGAAATCAGTCCCATCAGAGGCTGTGGTTGCAGAAAGTAGTACCAGTTTGCCACCTGTTGCTGATGAAAGCCAAGTCACTGCAAAACCAGACAGTCAACTTGAAGATATGGGATACTGTGTGTTCAACAAGTACACAGTCCCTCTCCCATCACCAGTTCAAGACAGTGAGAATTTGTCAGGAGAGAGTGGTTCATTTTATGAAGGAACCGATGACAAAGTCCGTAGAGATTTGGCCACTGACCTTTCACTAATTGAAGTAAAACTTGCAGCTGCTGGAAGAGTCAAAGATGAGTTCACTGCTGAGAAAGAGGCATCCCCACCCACTTCTGCTGACAAATCAGGACTGAGTAGGGAGTTTGACCATGACAGGAAAGCTAATGACAAGCTGGATACTGTCCTAGAAAAGAGTGAAGAGCATGTTGATTCAAAAGAACATGCCAAGGAGTCAGAAGAGGTTGGGGAGAAAGTAGAGCTCTTTGGATTAGGTGTAACCTATGAGCAAACCTCCATCAAAGAACTGGTAACAACTAAAGATACATCACccgagaaagcagagaaaggccTCAGTTCAGTGCCAGAGGTAGCTGAGGTCGAACTGACCACAAAAGCTGATCAAGATCTAGATTTTGCTGCAAAGAAAGCTGAGCAGAGTCAGTTAGATATAAAAGTCAGTGACTTTGGACAGATGGCTTCTGGGATGaatgtagatgctgggaaagcCATAGAGCTTAAGTTTGAGGTTGCTCAGGAGCTGACTCTCTCATCCGAAGCACCCCAAGAAGCAGATTCATTCATGGGTGTTGAGTCTGGCCACACAAAGGAAGGAGTCAAAGTCAATGAAACAGAAGTCAAAGAGAAGGTGGCAAAGCCTGACTTGGTGCATCAGGAGGCTGTAGACAAAGAAGAGTCCTATGAGTCTAGTGGTGAGCATGAAAGCCTCACTATGGAGTCCCTGAAGCCGgatgagggaaagaaagaaacatctcCAGAGACATCGCTGATTCAAGATGAAGTTGCCGTCAAACTGTCGGTAGAAATCCCTTGCCCACCTCCAGTTTCTGAGGCTGATTCATCCACTGATGAGAAGGCTGAGGTCCAAATGGAATTTATTCAGCTGCCAAaagaagagagcacagagacTCCGGATATACCTGCCATACCTTCTGATGTCACCCAGGAGCAGCCTGAAGCAGTTGTGTCTGAACCAGCAGAGTTCCCATGTGAAGAAGAAGAGATAGAAGCTGGGGGAGAGTATGACAAACTGCTCTTCCGCTCAGATACCCTCCAGATCTCTGACCTGCTTGTCCCAGGAAATAGGGAGGAGTTTGTGGAGACCTGCCCAGGTGAGCACAAAGGTGTGGTTGAGTCTGTGGTGACCATCGAAGATGATTTCATCACTGTAGTACAAACCACAACTGATGAGGGGGAGTCGGGGTCCCACAGTGTGCGCTTTGCAGCTCCAGCTCAGcctgaggaagaaaggagaccaTTCCCTCATGATGAAGAGCTTGAAGTAGAGATGGCAGCAGAAGCCCAGGCAGAACCCAAGGATGGCTCTCCAGATGCTCCAGCTACACCTGAGAAAGAAGAGGTTGCATTCTcagaatataaaacagaaacctaTGACGATTACAAAGACGAGACTACCATTGATGACTCCATTATGGACGCTGACAGCCTGTGGGTGGACACTCAAG ATGATGATAGAAGCATCTTGACAGAGCAGTTAGAAACTATTCCTAAAGAGGAGAGAGCTGAGAAGGAAGCTCGGAGACCGTCTCTCGagaaacatagaaaagaaaaaccttttaaaaccgGGAGAGGCAGAATTTCCACTCCTGAAAGAAAAGTAGCTAAAAAGGAACCTAGCACGGTCTCCAGGGATGAAGTGAGAAGGAAAAAAG TTTATAAGAAGGCTGAACTTGGtaaaaaatcagaagttcaggCCCACTCTCCTTCCAGGAAACTCATTTTAAAACCTGCTATCAAATACACTAGACCAACTCATCTCTCCTGTGTTAAGCGGAAAACCACAG CAGCAACTGGTGAATCAGCTCAGGCTCCCAGTGCATTTAAACAGGCGAAGGACAAAGTCACT GATGGAATAACCAAGAGCCCAGAAAAACGTTCTTCCCTCCCAAGaccttcctccatcctccctcctcgcAGGGGTGtatcaggagacagagaagaaaactcCTTCTCTCTGAACAGCTCCATCTCATCAGCACGACGGACCACCA GGTCAGAACCAATTCGCAGAGCAGGAAAAAGTGGCACCTCAACGCCTACTACCCCTGGATCTACTGCAATCACCCCTGGCACTCCTCCGAGCTACTCTTCACGTACCCCAGGTACCCCTGGAACCCCAAGCTATCCCAGGACACCAGGAACCCCCAAATCTGGCATCTTGGTGCCCAGTGAGAAGAAAGTTGCCATCATCCGCACTCCTCCAAAGTCCCCAGCTACTCCTAAGCAGCTTCGGCTTATTAACCAACCACTGCCAGACCTGAAGAATGTCAAATCCAAAATCGGATCAACTGACAACATCAAGTACCAACCTAAAGGCGGTCAG GTACAAATTGTTACTAAGAAGATAGACTTAAGCCATGTGACATCCAAATGTGGCTCTCTAAAGAACATCCGTCACAGGCCAG GTGGTGGACGTGTGAAAATTGAAAGTGTAAAACTGGATTTCAAGGAAAAGGCCCAAGCTAAAGTTGGCTCACTTGACAATGCTCACCACGTACCTGGAGGTGGTAATGTGAAG ATTGACAGCCAAAAGTTGAACTTCAGAGAGCATGCAAAGGCCCGTGTAGACCATGGGGCTGAGATCATCACACAGTCCCCAAGCAGGTCAAGCGTGGCATCACCCCGACGACTCAGCAATGTCTCCTCTTCTGGAAGCATCAACCTGCTCGAATCCCCTCAGCTTGCCACTTTGGCTGAGGATGTCACTGCGGCGCTTGCTAAGCAGGGCTTGTGA